The genomic stretch GACGGCGGAGCGCCAGACGACAGGCGGCTATCCCAAGATCGCGACAATCATTTCGGCGGACTTGCCGCGCCTGGCGCAAATGCCCGGCGGCCTGCCCTTCCGCTTCGCGCTGGTGCAAAGAGACCAGGCGGAGGATAGCCTGCTTGCGGCAAGACGGCTGGCGGACACGATCATCGCCGAGATCGGGAACGCCTGACGGGGGCTTTATTTCAGGAGCACGTCATTGCGCAGCTGGAAGCGCGCGGGATCGTATATGGCCTGCGAGATTTCAACCAGTTCGCCGTTATGGCTATAGAGCTCGGCCTCGATGGAGAGCACCGGCGTTCCCACCGAAAGGCCGATGGCATCGGCGGCGGGCTGCGGACAGGCGATTGCGTTGGCACTCTGACTGACGCGGACGATCGGCCGATCGAACATCTCCTCGATCAGATTGTAGACCGAGCCGACCCGGTGGCGCGAGAGCGACGGTTCAATGCCGGCATAGGGACCGGCGACGAACATGCGCGACCAGTTGAACGGCCTCAGCCTGCCGGGGATCCGCCGGACGCCGATCACTTCCAGCCAGAAACCGGTGGCGCTCTCATGGCCGCCGAGCGCCGGATCGGAATGGTTCTCCACGTGTCGCGATGTCCAGACCTCCAGAACCGTTTCCCGCGTCACGCGCATCAATTCGGGCATGCTGTTGGTCGCCATGCGGAAATGCTGCTGCGGCGTTTGCGAGGCGATGATCGTGCCGACCCGCTTGCGCCGCGCGACCAGGCCTTCGGACTCGAGTTCGCTCAGGGCGCGCCTCAGCGTCGTGCGGCTGACGCCCCTTTCAACCGCGAACTCCACCTCCGGCGGCAGCCGGTCGCCGACTTTCCAGCGGCCCGAGGTGATTTCCTCACGCAAAGAACGGGTTAACAGTTTGTGTCGCGGTGCGCTCATTCCATCTTTCCCGGCAGCCAAAGAACGATCTGTGGGAAGGTCGCCAGAAGCAGGGCAAAGGCGACCAGAATAAGGAAGAAGGGCGCGACGGCGCGGACCAGTCTTCCAATCGTTTCGCCGGTTTGCGCCTGTATGACGAACAGGTTGAATCCCACCGGTGGCGTTATCTGGGATATCTCTACAGCAACAACGACAAAAATACCAAACCAAATCGGATCAAAACCTGCGGACGTAACCAAAGGCAGCGTGATCGGCAAAGTCATGACGATGATCGACGTGCCGTCAAGGAACATGCCGATCAGCACATAGAACAGCAAAAGCATGGTGATCAGGGCAAAGGGCGCGAGATCGAGGGCCGCGATCCAGCCGGCGATCGCGCGTGGAAGCCCGAGAAAGCCGAGCGCGGCATTGAGAAGCGCCGCGCCGATCAGGATCAGCCCCATCATCGCGCTGGTCCGCACCGCGCTGTTGCCCGCTTTCAGGAGGTTGGCCAGGGTCAGCTCGCGCCTGAGCGCCGCCAGAATGATGGCGCCGAGAACGCCGACGGAGGCCAGCTCGGTCGGGCTTGCAAGGCCGAAATAAAGCGCGCCCATGATGCCGGCGATCAGCGCCACCATCGGGGCGATCTCGACCAGCCCCATCCAGCGCGCGCCCCAGCTGTAACGCTCGGCGCTCGCCCGTCCGCCGGAAACCGTGTGGGCGGCGGCGATGTACAGGCTGTAAAGGCAGGCGAGCAGCAGACCGGGCACGATGCCGGCGATGAACAGCCTGAGAATGCTCTGTTCGGAAACGACGCCGTAAATGATCATGATGATCGATGGCGGAATGAGAAAGCCGAGCGTGCCTGCGCCTGCAAGCGAACCGATCGATAGGCGCCGGTCATAGCCATGCGCCTGAAGCTCGGGGAGCGTTACCCTCCCGACGATCGCCGTCGTTGCCGCAGACGAACCGGAGACAGCGGCAAACAGGGTGGAACCGGCGACATTGACATGCACCAGCCCGCCGGGAAGCCGGCTGACCCAGGGCGCAAGGCCCGAAAACAGCGAGCGGCCGAGCCGCGCCGTCACGAGAATATCGCTCATCAGGATGAACAGCGGCAGGGCGAGCAGTTCCTGCGCCGTGCCCGCCTGCCACATCAGCTTGCCGGCAAAGGCCTCGAGCGGGATATTGGGCTTGTAGACCGAAAGCAGGATATA from Martelella sp. AD-3 encodes the following:
- a CDS encoding GntR family transcriptional regulator gives rise to the protein MSAPRHKLLTRSLREEITSGRWKVGDRLPPEVEFAVERGVSRTTLRRALSELESEGLVARRKRVGTIIASQTPQQHFRMATNSMPELMRVTRETVLEVWTSRHVENHSDPALGGHESATGFWLEVIGVRRIPGRLRPFNWSRMFVAGPYAGIEPSLSRHRVGSVYNLIEEMFDRPIVRVSQSANAIACPQPAADAIGLSVGTPVLSIEAELYSHNGELVEISQAIYDPARFQLRNDVLLK
- a CDS encoding TRAP transporter large permease, with protein sequence MVEIGLVTLLLFAVLLLGSVWVGLSLFGVGYILLSVYKPNIPLEAFAGKLMWQAGTAQELLALPLFILMSDILVTARLGRSLFSGLAPWVSRLPGGLVHVNVAGSTLFAAVSGSSAATTAIVGRVTLPELQAHGYDRRLSIGSLAGAGTLGFLIPPSIIMIIYGVVSEQSILRLFIAGIVPGLLLACLYSLYIAAAHTVSGGRASAERYSWGARWMGLVEIAPMVALIAGIMGALYFGLASPTELASVGVLGAIILAALRRELTLANLLKAGNSAVRTSAMMGLILIGAALLNAALGFLGLPRAIAGWIAALDLAPFALITMLLLFYVLIGMFLDGTSIIVMTLPITLPLVTSAGFDPIWFGIFVVVAVEISQITPPVGFNLFVIQAQTGETIGRLVRAVAPFFLILVAFALLLATFPQIVLWLPGKME